The Thalassospira sp. TSL5-1 sequence CAAATTCCCCAATCATGCGGGCGGCCAGCAGCATGACACCGACCGAGATGATCACCGCCAGCATCATGACGGTGAGATGATCCACCAAGCCGACGGCGGTAATAACCGAATCAAGTGAGAAGATAATATCAAGCAGCATGATCTGAATGATCGTGCCGATAAAACCTGCCACGGGTTTGACGTCATGTTCGTCGGGTTCGTCGATGGTGTGGTGAATTTCCATCGACGCCTTGGCAATCAAAAATAGTCCGCCGACAATCAGAATCATGTCGCGTCCGCTAATGCTGCGGTCAAATATTTCAAATAGGGGTGTTGTCAGTTCCATCACCCAGGCGATGCTTGCAAGCAACAACAACCGCATCAGCATCGCCCCGATCAGGCCGATGCGGCGGGCGGCTTTTTGCTGGTTTTTCGGAAGTTTGGCAACAATGACCGACAGAAAAACGATATTGTCGATCCCCAGAACAATCTCAAGTGCCGTCAGGGTGGCAAGACCGATCCACATGTGGGGATCAGCGATCCAGTCAAACATTTATCTACCCGTTCCCGTGTTGTTGCCGTGCGGCAGGCGC is a genomic window containing:
- a CDS encoding TerC family protein, whose amino-acid sequence is MFDWIADPHMWIGLATLTALEIVLGIDNIVFLSVIVAKLPKNQQKAARRIGLIGAMLMRLLLLASIAWVMELTTPLFEIFDRSISGRDMILIVGGLFLIAKASMEIHHTIDEPDEHDVKPVAGFIGTIIQIMLLDIIFSLDSVITAVGLVDHLTVMMLAVIISVGVMLLAARMIGEFVEKHPSIKMLALSFLILVGFVLLLDGVQIHIPKGYIYFAMAFSLSVETLNLLNRQRKQKKRAQNQGNAAP